TGGGCTGTGGGATTCACTTTCCAACATGCATCTGCAAAATTTCAATGCAGTGGTGCTGACTTTGACCCCCCAACTGGCTCCGCTTTCTGACCGCGAAAAGCAACTCGCTAATCAGAGTTTGACCGTTGCCGCGCCTCAAATTGAGCAGGGCTTGGGCGGAAATCTCGCAGACATCGATTTTTATCTGGTGCTGCAAACCATTACCAACGCCAGAAAAGAGGGTGTTGTAATCATCTCGGATACGCGCAATCGCCCTGTGGCACGCTTGTTCTGTCAGAACGGGCGCATCGCCCATGCCATATTCAAGAATTTGAACAACGAGCTTGCCGTATATCAGATGGTGCAGTCGCATCTCAAGGGCAACTTCTTCTTCCAGGTGAAGAGCGAGCCTGATTGGCCGGTTGAGCGACCGATTGCGCGTCCGCCCGAAATGTTGTTGCTGGAAGCGCACCGTCGCATGGATGAAATGGAAAGATTCCTCGGCGCGCTGGGCGGACCTGACTCGTTCTATGTGCGCGCTGTGCCATGGATGAACGACGGAATTCTTCCGGCCGAAGTGGCGGAAACGGCGCGAAATCTCTGGCCGCATCTGGACGGCACTTTGCCGATTGCTTCTTTGTGGCAGGTCGTGAACGTCGATAACTATGCTGTCTACAATGCTCTGATTGAATTGTTCAAGACGCGTCAGATTGAAAACGTTGATGATACGACCGAATTCAGCCCTCCATCGCCTGGACCGCTGAAAGTTGAGCCACTGGATCTGGTGCCCCAGATCGAGCTGATTCCCGGAGATCCAATCGAGAACCTCAGCGTCGATCACAGGCGCGGTCATCCGCGTATTCGCTCAGGATTCTTGTTGGGAAGCCTGCTTTCAGATGATCCATATCATCTTTTGCATAACATTCCTTTGTTGCCGGAATCATGCGGCAGCCCGATGTTCAAAAAGGGTGTCGTGATAGGTCTGCACTGCGGGGCTCTTCCTCCTGCGCCTGAACTGGACGAAAACGAAGGCGCCATGCAGCAGATGCTCTGGTCTGAATTGATTATCGAGTGCCTGGAAGATGGCGGCGAAGTGGAACTGGCAAAACGCTTGAGTTCGACGGGTGTAGAGATCGCCAAAAACCTTTCTTTGTCTGGCGTCTATGTTTCAGGCGGCTATTCACTGGAAACCGGCGAGCGAATTAGTGACGGAAAAGACTCCAAAACTCTTCTTGGCTTTGGTGCCAGTGTAACGGGCGACTTCGATAGCGCTGATGCTGGTGCTACGACAGACATTCCCTCGCTCACAGCTTCGAGTGCTTCAACAGGCGCGACTGCGGCGACCGGCACCGCTGCTGTTCACCGTCCGACCCAAGCGGGATGCCGCGAAGTGGCTCGCGTGCACTGTTCAAAGTGCGGCAAGACCAGTCTTGATGCTGCCCGTTTCTGCAAGTCTTGTGGTCAGCGCTTGTTCCAGGACGTTCAATACAAGCCGCCCAAACGTGTCTTCACTCAGGCACCACTTGTGGTGACGACGATGTGTTTCTTTGCAGCGGTAATCATCGCTTTGATTTTGATTTCTCCTGTGAAGCCGCAATATATCACCACTCATCTCTCCTATATTCCAGATGAGCCGTGGGTGCGCGTGAATATCTTTGGCGTCAACAAATTGGCGCACGAGGCGCCGCAGTGGCGTCCTATTCCTGACGGTGCTGAGCTGAACGATAACGTGCAGGTTTATCTCGACATGAAAGCGAATCAGGACTGTTATATGTATGTCCTCAGCGATTTGCCGAAAGGCAAAGCCGGCGGCGATCAGGCTAAAGGCGATCAGGCTAACGCACAGGCTAATGCACCGGATGCACAGGCTAACGCTGCCATTGAGTTTCCGGAGCCTAAAACCCCCGAAAAAATGCTGAAGAAGGGCGAGCATTTTACTGTTCCGAAAGAGACCATTAAAGAAGGAATGTTCAACGGGGTCAAAGGTCTCTTCCTGAACGGGCTAACAACCGGCGCAGGTGATACAACTATACTTATCGCCAGCAGCAAACCCTTGCCGCTGCCGGGCAACCAGGAGAACGCCAACGTGTTCTTCGAAAACGCCAACCGGATTTTGAGCCTGGACCGGTTCTCCCGTGGCATCGAGGTACCAATTTCCCAGGTCGCTCCTAATTTGTTTCCGCCTGATGTAAACGATAGACCGGGAGATCTGATTTATTTGAAACGGTTGATGGAAAAGATCCCGACGGATTAATGAGAGGTAAAGGACATGACAGGTCGTCGTCACATAGTTGCATCGATGGTTGCTTTGCTGAGTTTGGCTGCGCCACTTTGCGTTTGCGCTGCAGATGATGCCGCTAAGTCCGATTCTGACAAGTGGCAGTTTGCAAAAGGTTTGTTCCGTAAGCAGCTCGATCAGCCTAAAGAGGCGCTCAATATCGGCTTGAATTACTGGGTGGAATTGACCCGCAAGGGCGGTTCGCAGCGCGTTTCCAACAAACATGCGTTCCGCAGCGGCGACCAGATTCAGTTCCACATTCGCCCGAACATCGACGGTTACGCCTATGTCGTGTTGCGCAGTGGCAGCCGCGGCGAAAGCTCTGTGCTTTTCCCTGACCCTGCTCATGGCGACGACAATCGCGTAGAGCACGGTGTTGACTACGCTTTGCCGTCAGGCAGCGAGTCGTTCGAATTCGACCAGAACCCGGGCACGGAAAAAATTACTCTGCTCCTTTCCCGCCACCCAATAAACGCTCAGGCTTATCTGTCGAAACCAGCCGATTCTCCGACCGTCATTGCATCTGCCGCGACGGGTTCGAAAGACTTAGTTCCGTCTCAGGTTTTCGTTGCTTATGCTACTCCGCATGATGCTGCGCCACCGCCTTCAACGCCGCGCACGCCGGAGAAGAAGAAGGTCGAGAAGAAGCCGGTTATTGCTTCCAGCACACCAGCGACGCCGGATGATTCCAGCGAAAGCAAAGCAGCTAAGAAGCACAAGCCGACCACGCCTGCGAATCACACAGGTTCGACTTCTTCAACAAGCACGACCAAGCAATCGACTCGCTTAACATCAAATGTGAATGATGATGCCGGCGTGACAAGCGTTATCAAGAAGACTCCAGACGGCGTGTTGTACGTCAATATCGACCTCGACCACCGTAGCTAACGACTTCAATCTGTGGATTTGCGGTCTTTGATCGGCTCGCTGCGTCCAGTCCTGTCCGTTATGGCCCGTTATGACCTGATTTCCGCAGTTAACGTTAAATCGTTTAGTTATAGTCGAGTTCTTAACCACTCCTTAAACACCGGGGTACGAACATTATGCGTCGTACCCCGGTGTCTATTTTAGGAAGAGGTTATGGTCGTATTACTGTCACTCATACTTTGCTGCTTGCTTGGCATAGGTATTTTGTTTGTGATTAATCCGAGTCTTTTTCCCCATTTCATTATCAAGCGTTGGGAGCAGCACTTTCACTATTTCCGTTAGTCAGCTCTGCAGTGCAGGCTAGCCACTGAGCCATTCCGGCTTTGAGAGTGGTGGCAAAATTCAAAAGTTAGTTGCGGTTTATCGGACGTCAGTCGAAAAACCGCATGGGCTGCTAGTTAACACACAACTAATCGTTACAAAGCGGAAGGTTTTCACCGCTTCTTAACCTATCGCGCCTATAATTTGCTCACATTGTCAATAGAGCAAATTCCCATGCCCGCAGCCGCAGCCGGTCTTTTTATAATCGATTTCGTCTTCCGTCCCTTCGCGAAGATTCTCGAGAAGTGGCCGATGGTGATGTTGTTGCTTGTACTGTTGTTGTACACAATCATTGGCTATATCGTTGTGAAGTCGGTCTACTTCACACCGGATCAGCAAAAGCCGTACTAGTCTCAGCCGCCGCCGCGATCTTTCCTACCGCCGAAGCGCTCGTTAGAATCCCGCGGTCATCGTCCCTTCCCGAATGCCTATTCCCGCCAGCCGATGCGCTGGTTAGTGTCCGCCGCCACCGCCGCCGCCTGAATCGGCTTTAACGGACAACAGGCGCGTACTCAACTTGTCGCTGTGCAGGTTGACGAGTCCCACGTACAGCTCTGGAAAGTTCTTCACCGACAACGCCGGCACCGAGCCCTCGATCGTGTAGGTGCCCTGGTCGAGCGGGGTTCCGTCATAATCGTATGTGTTGTACTGAAACGTTATGTCTTTGATGGCTACGTTGTTGAAGTTCTTGATGCGTACCCACGCGACCGGGCAGTTGATTACCCAGAAGCCGGAAATATGCCAGTCAACGAGCTCGAAGTAGGTTTGACTTGTCAGCTGTGCGTCAGAGCCCGCGCCCTCGCCGCAGCCGGCCAGGAAAAACATGGCAAAAAGGCACACGGCAAAAACGCCTGTGCATGTCAGTCTTGCATTGGCTAATTTCCCAGTGGCTGCCATTTAGTTCAAACCGGAAACCACCCGAAGTACCCAGCTAATATTCCCAGAAAAACTAAAAGGGCGAATCCCGCTAAGATTCCGAAAAATACCGGTTCTCCTTCAGCCATAATTAGCTCACATCCCGGCGAAACCGCATACACAGACAATTATATAGAAGATCCTATAACATGAACGTGACATTGTGCTGAACTTGAACGGAGAGCTATGGACGCAGCAATCGATGCTTCCTATGTCGAATTGAACGTGGAGCGAATTAAGAAAGAGTTTCCGATTCAAGAGGGATGTTTGTATCTCAACACCGGAAGCTGCGGACGCAAGCCCCAGTCGGTGTTACAGGCATTGTCGCAGGGATGGCAGGAACTCAACGTCAACCCCACCATCACCACGTTTTGGGATGAAAGCGCCTTAGGCGATGCTAAGGAAGCGGCGGCGCGCTTGTTCGATGTGCCCGGTGAAAATCTGTTGCTGGTTCAAAACACCACGCAGGGTTTGCATTTTTTGATGCATAACTTCTTGCTCGAGGCCGGCGATGAATTCATCACTACAACAAGCGAACACGGTTCGGTCGGAGCAATTGCCAGGTATCTTGCAGAAACGCGCGGAATCAAGATTCACCGAGTGGAGATAAATCCACACGACGGCAATGAAGTCTTCACCCAGCGGATGTCTGAGAAATTGTCGAGCCGCACCAGGCTGGTGTTGGTCAGCGAAATCAGTAGCTATACGGCCTGGCGCCCTGATTTGTCTGAACTGGAAAGAATCACCAGAGATCGAAACATTCCCTTGCTTGTCGATGGTGCGCATTGCGGCGGGCAAATCATTTGTCGCCCCGGGCAGTATCGGCTCTGGGTGGGTTCGGGGCACAAGTGGTTGGGTGGACCAAATGGCACCGGGTTTGTCTATGTGGCACCAGATTTAGTGCCGCGATTGCAGCCGTTGTGGTTGGGCGATGAATATTTCAAACTCGTAGAATCTCACGGAAATTCTCTGGCGCGCTTCGAATCGCAGGGTACTACCGATGTGGTTCGCTGGCGTGGATTGACCGCGGCAATCAACTTGCAATTGCAGATTGGACCGGACAAAATTTATCGCCGTGAATTGGAGCTGGCAAAATATTTGCGTAACGCGGTGCGCAAGTTGAATCCAAACTTCAGAACACCTGAGGGCGAGCGGAACTGCGCACTGCTCGTTATGTACTGGGATGCGGATCAGGTACCGGTGCCGCATCTCCGCGATCACCTCTGGAAAAATTACAAAATTTGGGTGCAACCAGACTTCATGAACGAGAACCCGGGGCTGGGCGTGCGTGTATCCTGTCACTATTCCAATTCTGAAAGTGATATAGATCGCTTTGTAGAAGCGCTGGCGGAGACTCTTCGGAAGTGATTGGTTGTTTTTCATGGAGCGCACCCGTCCCGGGTGCACGCGATTGTTTTCTATGGAGCGCACCCGTCCCGGGTGCACGCGAGACGCGTGCGCTCCATGGCCTTTATAAATGGCAAACGAATCTACGCTGGCAACCTGAATTAGATAATAAGCGACCCCAACAATGAACAACGGCAGCTCTACACCATTTACACCGCTACCGCTCCTGAAGAACGGACATCTTATGACGATTGTTCCGGCGCTCTGGAATCGTCGCTTGCCACCAATCAAGACACCATCTGTTGACCGCCTTTTCAAGGTTAAACCGCACGTACAGGTGCTCGCCAATTGTCATTTTGCCGAGGATGCAAAGGCTCGCCCGACTCTGATTATTCTTCACGGGCTGGAAGGTTCGAGTAACACACCGTATGTGCTGGGACTGACGCATAAAGCCCTGGAATACGGCATGAACGTCGTGCGCTTGAATCTGCGCAATTGCGGCAATACGCTTCACCTCACACCTACGCTCTACAATGCCGGACTCAGTGCGGATCTGATTGCTGTCGCAACCGAGTTGATAGAAGTCGATGGACTGAAAAACCTGTTCGCAGCTGGCTATTCGCTCGGTGGAAATATCGTGTTGAAAGCCGCAGCTGAGTTAGGCGCTGAAGGTCCAAGCATGTTCAAGGGCATTTGCGCGATTTCGCCCGCGCTCGACCTCGCTGCATGTGTAGACTCAATGGAGAAGGGCGTGAATCGCTTCTATGAGCAGCGTTTTCTGATCGGATTGAAAGACAAAATACGAATAAAGCATCGACTTTTCCCATCGCTGTACGATGTTTCGAAACTGAAATATGTAAAAACGCTGCGCGGATTTGATGACGTTTTTACCGCTCCTGATGCGGGTTGCAGTAATGCTGCTGAGTACTACCAGAAGAACAGCGCCATCAGAATTATCGAAAACGCTCAGATCCCAATTTTGATTATTACTGCCAAGGACGATCCGATTGTTCCCTTTCAATCGTTTGCCTCGCCCAAGTTGCAGGCTCCGAATATAACGATGCTGACTCCGCAGTATGGCGGGCACAGCGGCTTCCTAGCGCACGCCGCGGAGGACGCCAGGCGCGATCGCTTTTGGGCGGAGAATCGAATTATTGAGTTTTGCGTTTCACAGTTGGCTCAGTGATGCGCTCGTAGTTTGGTCAACGATTGGTCAGTAAATTGATGGACGATTTAACCAGGAATTGACGACGATTAGCCCGCAATTGCAGGCTGTGAACCGAACCTTATTCCGGCACAGCATGTGATTAATCTTCGAGTAAAACAATACACAACAAACGCAAGGATTAATCCTCAATACGCTAAATAAGTGGGCATGATAAAAGTATCGGCACCATCAAGGATTCAACATCAAATGCAAACTGCAGGGCTAACAATTATTCCAACTAACAAACCAGATGTGATGGCATTCGAAATCAACGGCGTCATCACAGAAAAGGAATTACCGGCAGAATTGGAAAAATTCGAGGCGTTTTTGAATGAGCGGGACACGGTGCGAATGCTCGCCCGCTTCAAGCACTTCGGCGGATTCGAACCGGCCGTCTTCACGCACAGCATGGAACTTATTTCGGTGAAGTTGGCGGCGGTGAAAAAACTTGAACGTTACGCGGCCGTAGGTGCGCCTGAATGGATGAATAAATTAATCGGTCTGGTTGGCGGACTATTTCCGACAATGGAAATACGGATGTATCCGCTTGAAGATGAAGCACAAGCTTGGGAATGGCTTGAAGCCAGAGAAGCCAAGACTGCCGCAAGGTAATCACTGATTGTAGTTATGCATTTTGTCAAGCGAAGTTGTGAGATCGACTCGTGCAATTTGGCTTGGCGATTCTCTGTGATGCTGATAATTTTTGACCGCCTTGTCAAGTTGATTGACGCATGTAAACCCTGTCTGTGACAGCGTCGGACTACTTATATGCGAAGTGATTTGTTGGGCTATACTTTGTTGAGCGCAGTCCCGTGGGAGGTACGTTGTGAAGAGTTCGAAAATAGCATTGGCTCTATCCGCCTTGTTGGCGATGGGCTCCTTGGCACCAGCATTTGCCGGTGATGATTCCGGCGTAGACAAAGCTGCAAACGCTTCGTTGATCGTTACTAGAATTGGTGGTTTGGGCGCTGGCATGGTTATCGGCGCACCAATTGCGGTTACTCGTGAAACAATCCGCAGCTACCGCGGTTTGACCGAAAGCGCCGCTGACAAAATTGGCGGAAAAGACTTTGGACCGTCTTGCCTGTTGGTGAGCCTTGTCACTTTGCCTGCCAGCCTTGTTGTGGGCGGAGCTAAGGGCACTTACATCGGCAGCCGTAACGCCTTCAAACATGGATTCAACGACCCGTTCAACTCTGAGTCATTCAGTGTTGGCAAATTGGAAGAGTAAATCCAAATAATCTACTTCGATAGCGCGGCTTCCTCAGGGGAGCCGCGTTATCATTTATGCGAGTGCGTTGAGTCTAAGTAGAAAAACATGTCATCTGCAGCAGCATCTTCATCAATCGACTTAAGTTCCTGGATCGAGAAACTGAAATCATCGCGTAATCGTTCTGAGCTCTTCGCAACGCTGGATAAATTCCGCGTCCTCGAATGGACAGACGAACAGCGTTCGACCGTCGCGAAACTCTATATGCGCTTGTTGGATGTTCTCCCTCATGAAGAGGGCAATTCGGACGACGATTCCGCGAAATCGAGCGGACCCGCTAAGCCAGCTGAACAAGAAGAAGTCTGGTACGAAAAGATGTAGGACGCGCACCAAATATAGTGCACGCCCTATTCACTTTGTAAGAAATGAAATTTATGGATCAAATCCCGAAGTAACTTGCCAGCTGTTGGTCCATCGCCCTGGCGAAGCGCCTCAATAACAGGCAGATGGGCATTTCCAAAGTCGCAAAGCTGGTCCTCGCCAACTCGTTTAACAGTTAGACGAAAGCGACTTTCCAATACCACCGACTCCCAAATTGACAGCAGAAGTGAGTTCCTGGAACCGGTCATTATGATGCGGTGAAATTCGATATCGTGCAGCGCGTAATTTTTAGCATCTTTCTCTTCAGCAGCTTTCATGAACCGAGCCGCCTCGGCCTCCAGATCCGCAACGTTGTCCTTGAAGTGTGGCGCGGCCAACTGCGCACCCAGTTCTTCCAGCGCAACTCGAACCTGGGATGATTCTTCGAGTTCTCGCGGCGAAATGCTTCGCACGCGTGTTCCTTTATAAGTCTCGGTCTCGACGACGCGTAGCGCCTCAAGATAGCGCAGCGCTTCCCTGACTGGCGATTGACTGGTATTCAGCTCATGAGCAATCTGTAGCTCTATTAGTCGATCGCCCGGCTTGTAAGTGCCGTCCAGGATGCGGTCGAGCAGAATTTGAACGATATGTTCGCGAGCCGATGAACGTTTGAGGATAGGGTTTGCTTCTGACACGGTTTCATTTTACGACCTCAGCAGCTTTGTTAAGTTTGGTTTGTTCGCATTTACAGATTATCGATAATCGATTATATTTACTATCACAAGCTTTCAGCAGACGCAGACGTTGTAGCCTGCGCCACTACGGCAAACGAGGTAAACCGCATATGTCTGACCAAACAAAACCTTATACGTCTGACCAGGATTACATTTACGGCGTTTTTCGCGACGTCGAAAACGTACCAAACGTTGTTTCACAGTTGCATAAGGCCGGTCTACAGACGTCCGAAATCTGCGTGCTGGGCAACAAGAGTGAACAGTTCGCAACTATGGCAGGAAAAATCGAAGATCCGACCTCCAGGCACTTTATCCAGTTTGGAATCGCCGGTGCGATCGGAGGTTTGATCGCCGGAATATTTGCTTCCTTACATATACCGGGCGTAAACGGATTTCAGTTGATTGTTCCGCTTATGGGCACTGTTGCAGGGGGCGCCTGTTTTCCATACTTCGTCTGCCAACTTGCTTGCTTCTTGACATCAAATAAGCCGCAGCACTGGGCGAATGTTTTTGAAGGTTCTGTGCAGGCTGGAGAGGTGATTGTGATGGCTGAGCCACAATCGCCGGAAGAGCGTAACGCGGCAATGAATATTTTTCTTGCCAGCAACCCTATCGAAATGATCTTTCGTCGGTCGCCCTGGGGTCTTGCAGGAATGGACGGAACCGACGATACGGCGCTGGTTTCGGACGTTGAAGCCGAACGCGAACGTCGCCTGATTGCGGTCGCTTAAGCCGACACAATTCACTCTGATTGCGCTCTCGTCCGTCGACCTGAAGTGGTCTGATTGCGTTGGATTACGCACTTTGTGGAAACCGCCTTTGCCCTCATGCAATCGGCTTGTTCGCAGTTTAAAACCAACAAGTCGTCCCTTATTCCGGGATGACTTGTTGTGCATCTACTTTCTTTTGTTCGAAGAACACGCGATAATTATCGCTCATCATGACTATGAAAGTGCCAATGAACGCGGCTCCGTGGCGTGACACATGCCCGGAAGTTGTTCTCAGCCATCTTCAATTACCGGCGATTGATAAAATGCCGGATCAATTATCTTATGACGTTGTCATCATTGGTGGTGGCTTCGCCGGTCTGAGCACAGCTGGTGCGGTAGCCCGAGCAGGCGCATCAGTAGTCGTTCTTGAAGCTGCGCCGGAGCTTGCATGCGGCGCGTCCGGGCGGAACGCTGGAATCCTTTGCGCGGGCATAAACATGCCGATTACCTACACACCAAAGGGTAGCCCGGCTGCGGCATTATGGTCTGCGACTCAAGAAATGCTCTATTCAGTGCTGGCGGAAGCGAAGGAAAGCGGCACTTTCTTAAACGTAATGCGTATTGGCGCAATGGCTCTTGCAACAAGTAAAACTGCGGCGAAGCGGCTTGAACGCGAAACAAAGGCGCGTATTGCTGCAGGAATGAGCGCCGAACTGATTTCGAAGCAAGATGTAGATAAGCTCGCGGCTGGATATCTTGATGTTACTCGCGTGCATCAAGCGATGTTGCTGCCTGATGAAGGCGCAATTCATCCCTGGACTTTGCTCGCAACTCTGGCTAACAAAGCAAGGAAAGCGGGGGCACAAATTTACGGAAACGCGCGTGTCGTATCGAAAGAAAAGTCGGCTGCAGGCTGGACTATCACAACGGAGAACGGCAAGCGCATTCAGTGTCGAGGCGTAATTTCTGCGGTTGGACCAACCGTCGATACAACAGGTAGAATTTTTGCACTCGCATTTAAAACTGAAGTGCCTGATACCTGCCCGGTCTGGTGGGATGCCAACCCATACATCTATTACGACTATCGACCCGGCAATGGCTGCTTAACAGTAAGTGGCGGACGCTACGGTGCGCCCGATACAGATAAGTTGGACAAGTCTTATCACGAGAAAATGGCGGCTGCGACCAGGCAGTGGGTACCTTCACTGGCGCATGTCGAGCCGGATTACTGTTGGGCGGTAGATCTGCACGTAGCTGCTGATCTGTTGCCGGAAATTGCGGAACGCGATGAAAACTCGCTATCTATTCAAGGTTTAGGGGCTCTGGGCGTGCTACCTGGCATCGTCCTCGGCCAGCAAGCTGGTGATCGAATAACCAGAGCCATATTGGCCAAAAGTTCGATGGTAAGTACATAACGCGACACCAAACCTGGTAGTCGCAACAACAACAAATTGGTGTAACAAAAAAATGCCTCAAGATTTCAAAGCTGCACAAGCTAAGTCCGATGCCGTTTTAGACCTGATCTCAAAGAAAAAATTGGATGGGTCGGAAATCAAAACGCTCATCGATGAGTCAGTCAAGTACTGGGCTGAGCATGTGAATGCAGGATTTTTGCAGTATCGTAAGTCAGTCAGCACTGACTATACAGCCGTAGAGTGGGATGACGAAGGTTCAGTTTTCCGCGATGTGAACGGAAAAGAATTTATCGATATGCTCGGTGGATTCGGCATCTACAATGTCGGCCACAGACATCCTAAGGTGCTGAAAGCAGTTCGAAATCAGTTGGAAAAACAGGCGATTCACTCCCAGGAATTGATCGATCCATTGCGTACCCAGCTCGCTTACCTGGTTTCGCTGATAACGCCAGGCGATTTGCAGTATTCGTTCTTCACGAATTCAGGCACTGAATCTGTCGAAGCTTGCTTGAAAATGGCAATGCTTGCGACTGGTCGCCGCCACTTTATCGGTGCAATCGGCGCGTTTCACGGAAAGACTCTCGGTTCGTTGGGTGGTACATCCAAGGCTGTTTTCCGCGAACCATTCTTGCCGTTGCTGCACTGGACACACGTTCCTTTCGGCGACATTGATGCGCTGAAAACAATGATGGCTGCGTTTGATTTTTCCGGAGACAAAGTCGGTGCCGTCGTTCTCGAACCTATCCAGGGCGAAGGCGGTATCAACGTTGCGCCACCAGGATATCTGGGTGCCGTGCGTGAATTGTGCGATAAGTATGGTTCCGTGCTCATTCTCGATGAAATTCAGAGTGGCATGGGTCGCAGTGGCGATATGTGGGCTTGCGACCATGAGGGCGTTGTGCCCGACTTGATGGCGCTCGGAAAAGGATTCGGTGGCGGTGTCATGCCGATTGGTGCGTGCGTCGGAACACCGAAAACCTGGGAGAAATACATCGAAAATCCATTCCTTCATACAACCACTTTTGGTGGCAACCCGCTCGCTTGCGCAGCGGCAATTGCAACGATTAATGTGTTGCTGGAAGAAGGATTGCCCCAGCAAGCCAAAGAGAAAGGCGAGTATTTGCTGCCTAAATTCGAAGAACTTGCTCGCAAGTATCCGAAAGTGCTTAAGGGTGGTCGCGGACGTGGGCTCATGCTCGGCATGGAATTCACATCCAACGAACTCGGCTACGAAATCGCCAAGAATCTGTTCGCAAGACAGATTCTCATCAGTGGCACCTACATCAACTCTCGAGTACTTAGAGTCGAGCCACCGCTGGTAATTTCATACGAGCAACTGGATAAGTTCCTGGAAGCGCTAGAAGACTCGCTTAAGGAAGTCTATAAAACGCACTCGTTGAATGAGGTAGCCGCGGTTAAGTAATCAAGGAAGTAGCAGCAGTGAACTGATAAGGCCGAGCAACTACGGATAGTTACGCTGTCTTCGCCTTCTTCTGTGCATCTGCTGCTGCTCCAACGGTTGTCTGCGCGACCTTACCGGTTGCGACTTTACCGGATGTTTGAGCGACTTTACCGGTTGGCTGCACCGACGTCTCAGTCGCCTGTGCGAGCCTGTTGTGATGCTGTGACGCATGAACGAATTGTTTCCACCACATGCTGACTGGATTACGTTCGATCTTATGCCTCATCATTGTCGTGCGCTCGAACTTTTCCGCCTGGGGCATGTTGAGCGCTCGAACGATGGCGTCGGCAGTTTCCTGATGCTTGTTTGGATCTGCAGCCAGAGCATGTTGTCCAATTTCGTACCACGCACCTGCACCTGGCGACAGGAGTAGCACGCCAGGGTGATGAACTCTGCATGCTATGAATTCTTTTGCTGTCAGGTTCAGTCCGTCACGTACGGGATTGACGAGCATTGCGTCTGCAATTGCATAAAGTGGCGCCAATTCGGCTGCGCTCAGTCCCTGGTCTACCCAACGGATAGGCGTCCAGCCGTTCTGTTCCCATCTGGCGTTTATAGCGTCAGCGAGCGCTCGGCATTCGTTCCAGTAGGAGTCGAACACTTCGACGCCTGCACG
This portion of the Candidatus Melainabacteria bacterium genome encodes:
- a CDS encoding FAD-binding oxidoreductase, producing the protein MTMKVPMNAAPWRDTCPEVVLSHLQLPAIDKMPDQLSYDVVIIGGGFAGLSTAGAVARAGASVVVLEAAPELACGASGRNAGILCAGINMPITYTPKGSPAAALWSATQEMLYSVLAEAKESGTFLNVMRIGAMALATSKTAAKRLERETKARIAAGMSAELISKQDVDKLAAGYLDVTRVHQAMLLPDEGAIHPWTLLATLANKARKAGAQIYGNARVVSKEKSAAGWTITTENGKRIQCRGVISAVGPTVDTTGRIFALAFKTEVPDTCPVWWDANPYIYYDYRPGNGCLTVSGGRYGAPDTDKLDKSYHEKMAAATRQWVPSLAHVEPDYCWAVDLHVAADLLPEIAERDENSLSIQGLGALGVLPGIVLGQQAGDRITRAILAKSSMVST
- a CDS encoding putrescine aminotransferase, which encodes MPQDFKAAQAKSDAVLDLISKKKLDGSEIKTLIDESVKYWAEHVNAGFLQYRKSVSTDYTAVEWDDEGSVFRDVNGKEFIDMLGGFGIYNVGHRHPKVLKAVRNQLEKQAIHSQELIDPLRTQLAYLVSLITPGDLQYSFFTNSGTESVEACLKMAMLATGRRHFIGAIGAFHGKTLGSLGGTSKAVFREPFLPLLHWTHVPFGDIDALKTMMAAFDFSGDKVGAVVLEPIQGEGGINVAPPGYLGAVRELCDKYGSVLILDEIQSGMGRSGDMWACDHEGVVPDLMALGKGFGGGVMPIGACVGTPKTWEKYIENPFLHTTTFGGNPLACAAAIATINVLLEEGLPQQAKEKGEYLLPKFEELARKYPKVLKGGRGRGLMLGMEFTSNELGYEIAKNLFARQILISGTYINSRVLRVEPPLVISYEQLDKFLEALEDSLKEVYKTHSLNEVAAVK